The Novosphingobium terrae genome has a window encoding:
- the coaD gene encoding pantetheine-phosphate adenylyltransferase, with the protein MRIGVYPGTFDPVTLGHADIIRRGAKLVDRLIIGVTTNPSKNPMFTPDERMDMVNREVANLALDNVEVVGFNALLMTFAERQGASVILRGLRAVADFEYEYQMAGMNQQLNPRIETVFLMADVGLQPIASKLVKEIALFGGDITRFVSPAVRADVVERVEQIGRMGD; encoded by the coding sequence ATGCGCATCGGGGTCTATCCGGGCACGTTCGACCCCGTCACGCTGGGTCATGCCGATATCATCCGTCGCGGCGCCAAGCTGGTCGACCGGCTGATTATCGGCGTGACGACCAACCCTTCCAAGAACCCCATGTTCACGCCCGATGAGCGCATGGATATGGTGAACCGGGAGGTGGCCAATCTGGCGCTCGACAATGTCGAGGTGGTGGGGTTCAACGCGCTGCTGATGACCTTCGCCGAAAGGCAGGGGGCCAGCGTGATCCTGCGCGGGCTGCGCGCTGTCGCTGATTTCGAGTATGAATATCAGATGGCGGGCATGAACCAGCAGCTCAACCCGCGCATCGAGACGGTGTTCCTGATGGCGGATGTGGGCCTGCAGCCCATCGCCTCGAAGCTGGTGAAGGAAATCGCGCTGTTTGGCGGCGATATCACCCGCTTCGTCAGCCCCGCGGTTCGCGCCGATGTGGTGGAACGTGTCGAACAGATCGGCCGCATGGGCGACTGA
- a CDS encoding polyprenyl synthetase family protein, translated as MAEVTETVLADGLKRIQADILAAFDELLPIPADPRAQLFEAMRYAAMGGGKRVRPLLLAAVAEMYGVDRDAAVRAGVAIESVHVYSLIHDDLPCMDNDDMRHGKPTVHKQWDEATAVLAGDSLHCFAFEVLSDPVTSGDPFVRAELIQVLAAAAGSHGMAGGQMMDIVAETSSFDLQTVTRLQQLKTGALLAASVEMGAVLGKVPHEGRKHLRAYARDIGLAFQIADDLLDHEGDEAAAGKALRKDADKGKETFVSLLGADRAREQARMLVDQAIGHLAQHGKEADLLRELARFIVERSH; from the coding sequence GTGGCTGAGGTAACCGAAACCGTGCTGGCCGATGGCCTCAAGCGCATTCAGGCCGATATTCTGGCGGCATTCGACGAATTGCTGCCGATCCCGGCCGATCCGCGTGCACAGCTGTTCGAGGCGATGCGCTATGCGGCGATGGGCGGCGGCAAGCGCGTGCGCCCGCTGCTGCTGGCCGCTGTCGCCGAAATGTATGGTGTGGACCGCGATGCCGCAGTGCGCGCTGGCGTGGCCATCGAATCGGTGCATGTCTATTCACTGATCCACGACGATCTGCCCTGCATGGACAATGATGACATGCGCCACGGCAAGCCCACCGTCCACAAGCAGTGGGATGAGGCGACCGCCGTTCTGGCCGGCGATTCGCTGCATTGCTTCGCTTTCGAGGTGCTGTCTGACCCTGTGACCAGCGGCGATCCCTTCGTGCGCGCCGAGTTGATCCAGGTTCTGGCTGCTGCCGCTGGTTCACACGGCATGGCGGGCGGGCAGATGATGGACATCGTGGCCGAGACCTCCAGCTTCGATCTGCAGACCGTGACGCGTTTGCAGCAGCTCAAGACCGGCGCGTTGCTTGCCGCTTCGGTCGAGATGGGCGCGGTGTTGGGCAAGGTGCCCCATGAGGGCCGCAAGCATCTGCGCGCCTATGCCCGTGACATTGGTCTGGCCTTCCAGATCGCCGATGATCTTCTGGATCACGAGGGCGATGAAGCCGCTGCGGGCAAGGCGCTGCGCAAGGATGCCGACAAGGGCAAGGAAACCTTCGTTTCTCTGCTGGGCGCTGATCGCGCGCGTGAGCAGGCGCGGATGTTGGTGGATCAGGCCATCGGCCATCTGGCCCAGCACGGCAAGGAAGCCGATCTGCTGCGCGAACTGGCCCGCTTTATCGTGGAGCGCTCGCACTGA
- a CDS encoding exodeoxyribonuclease VII small subunit, translating to MSDNKADIADIAQLSFEEALRALEGVVRQLESGEVPLDESISLYEKGEKLRGACQARLDAATARIERIVAKDDGSVATRPLDEA from the coding sequence ATGAGTGACAACAAAGCAGACATCGCGGACATCGCGCAGCTCAGCTTCGAGGAGGCGCTGCGCGCTCTGGAAGGCGTGGTGCGCCAGCTGGAAAGCGGAGAAGTGCCGCTCGACGAGTCCATTTCGCTCTATGAAAAGGGTGAGAAGCTGCGCGGCGCCTGTCAGGCCCGACTGGATGCCGCCACCGCGCGGATCGAGCGAATCGTGGCCAAGGACGATGGTTCTGTCGCCACCCGTCCTCTGGACGAAGCCTGA